A window of Cryptomeria japonica chromosome 3, Sugi_1.0, whole genome shotgun sequence contains these coding sequences:
- the LOC131056309 gene encoding cytochrome P450 94B3, with protein MAVLIVLGLVVFICAGVLSLKRRKSFVSYGPRSYPFIGCMVSFWKNQSRLCEWYTELLRDSPSQTMTVERLGAITTVVTANPENVEHILKTRFENYPKGRIFNEILHDLLGNGIFNADGESWRTQRKIASYEFNTKSLRNFIVDCVQAETTERFLPLLDQASQSGNFLDFQDVLRRFSFDNICKVAFGMDPKCLDLSLPQSEFADAMDVASYLSSKRARSVISLEWKLKRALNVGSEKTLAQAVRVVQEFARDIIHRRSAEVDLKPDLLSRFLQLTRGRFGEDSLRDIVVSFVLAGRDTTASALTWFFWLLSSHPEIEERIFNEVTKIKALSYEEIKGMEYLHAAICESMRLYPPVRYDSKQALQDDYLPDGTFVKKGSWVTYHPYAMGRMESIWGADCMEFKPERWFKDGVFLPQNPFKYAVFQAGARMCLGKDMAFIQMKYIAASVIRGFRLRVDPQHEAHFVPSLTATMKNGLPVVVEKRASRLPAS; from the coding sequence ATGGCTGTTCTTATAGTTTTGGGCTTGGTGGTGTTCATATGTGCTGGAGTTTTGTCACTGAAGCGCCGCAAGTCGTTTGTTTCTTATGGACCCAGATCTTATCCTTTTATTGGGTGCATGGTTTCCTTCTGGAAGAATCAGAGCAGGCTGTGTGAATGGTATACAGAGCTGCTGAGAGATTCCCCCTCGCAGACCATGACAGTTGAGCGGTTGGGCGCCATTACAACCGTTGTGACGGCTAATCCAGAGAACGTGGAACACATTCTGAAGACCCGATTTGAGAATTATCCCAAAGGTCGGATCTTTAACGAAATTCTGCACGACCTGCTGGGCAACGGCATCTTCAACGCAGACGGAGAGTCATGGAGAACACAGAGAAAGATTGCGAGCTACGAATTCAACACGAAATCGCTGCGCAATTTCATTGTCGATTGCGTGCAGGCAGAGACCACGGAGCGTTTTCTGCCTCTGCTCGACCAGGCTTCTCAAAGTGGGAATTTTCTTGATTTCCAAGACGTTCTGCGGCGATTCTCCTTCGACAACATCTGCAAAGTGGCGTTCGGAATGGACCCAAAGTGTCTCGACCTCAGCCTTCCGCAGTCTGAGTTTGCAGACGCCATGGACGTCGCAAGCTACCTGAGTTCTAAAAGAGCTCGATCTGTGATAAGCCTGGAGTGGAAACTCAAGCGGGCTTTGAACGTCGGCTCCGAAAAGACTCTCGCCCAAGCAGTCCGTGTTGTTCAGGAGTTTGCCAGAGACATTATTCACAGGAGAAGTGCGGAAGTCGATCTCAAACCAGACCTGCTCTCGAGATTCCTGCAACTCACTCGAGGCAGATTTGGCGAGGACTCTTTACGAGATATTGTGGTGAGTTTCGTGTTGGCAGGAAGAGACACCACGGCTTCTGCATTGACATGGTTCTTCTGGCTCCTTTCTTCCCATCCCGAGATCGAAGAACGCATTTTTAACGAAGTGACTAAGATAAAGGCCCTGTCATATGAGGAGATCAAAGGGATGGAGTATCTTCATGCAGCGATTTGCGAGTCAATGAGATTATATCCTCCTGTTCGCTACGACTCAAAACAGGCTCTGCAAGACGACTATCTTCCAGACGGCACATTTGTGAAAAAGGGCAGCTGGGTAACTTATCATCCCTACGCCATGGGGAGGATGGAGAGCATTTGGGGTGCAGATTGCATGGAGTTTAAACCAGAGAGATGGTTTAAAGACGGCGTTTTTCTTCCGCAGAACCCATTTAAGTATGCCGTCTTTCAGGCTGGTGCGCGCATGTGTTTGGGCAAAGATATGGCGTTTATTCAGATGAAGTATATTGCGGCTTCTGTGATTCGTGGGTTTCGTTTAAGAGTTGATCCACAGCATGAGGCGCACTTCGTTCCAAGTTTAACTGCAACTATGAAGAATGGGCTGCCAGTTGTTGTGGAGAAGCGAGCCTCACGATTGCCTGCTTCGTGA